One segment of Polaribacter huanghezhanensis DNA contains the following:
- a CDS encoding diphosphomevalonate/mevalonate 3,5-bisphosphate decarboxylase family protein — MNTAQFIPSAFNFSIEKATYTWQTPSNIALIKYWGKSDPQIPKNASISFTLQNCHTITSIDFVKKNTASEITFELFFEGIKKESFKPKIAQFFDRIKEYCPYIFEYNMVINSENSFPHSSGIASSASGLSAIAMCLLNLEKELNPSLSSAFINQKASLLARLGSGSASRSIEGPLVVWGNHPEIKGSSDLFGVQFPYKVHVVFENYQDAILLVDKGEKQVSSTVGHNLMHKHPYAEQRFAQANENLTKLSEILQNGDVDAFINIVESEALTLHAMMLTSNPYFILMKPNTLEIINKIWKFREETKSKICFTLDAGANVHVLYPENEKEKVNHFIQEILANYCQKKQYIFDTVGFGAKKVVNYRHKNH, encoded by the coding sequence TTGAACACAGCACAATTCATACCTTCAGCATTCAACTTTTCGATAGAAAAAGCAACATATACATGGCAAACTCCAAGCAATATCGCCTTGATAAAATATTGGGGAAAAAGTGATCCACAAATTCCAAAAAACGCATCCATTAGTTTTACATTACAGAATTGTCATACAATTACTTCTATCGATTTTGTAAAGAAAAATACAGCATCAGAAATTACTTTCGAGTTGTTTTTTGAAGGAATAAAAAAGGAATCTTTTAAGCCGAAAATTGCGCAATTTTTTGATAGAATAAAAGAATACTGTCCATATATTTTTGAATACAATATGGTTATAAATTCAGAAAATTCTTTTCCGCACTCTAGCGGAATTGCTTCTTCTGCAAGTGGATTATCGGCAATTGCAATGTGTTTGTTAAATTTAGAAAAAGAATTAAATCCAAGTTTATCATCAGCATTTATCAATCAAAAAGCGTCTCTTTTAGCGCGATTGGGTTCTGGAAGCGCAAGTAGAAGTATAGAAGGGCCGTTAGTTGTTTGGGGAAATCATCCAGAAATTAAAGGAAGCTCAGATTTGTTTGGTGTACAATTTCCGTATAAAGTGCATGTTGTTTTTGAAAATTATCAAGATGCCATTTTATTGGTTGATAAAGGAGAAAAGCAAGTTTCTAGCACGGTTGGACATAATTTAATGCACAAGCATCCGTATGCCGAACAGCGTTTTGCGCAAGCAAATGAAAATCTTACAAAGCTTTCTGAAATACTTCAAAATGGAGATGTAGATGCATTTATAAACATTGTAGAAAGTGAAGCATTGACATTGCATGCAATGATGTTAACGAGCAATCCGTATTTTATTTTAATGAAACCAAATACGTTGGAAATCATTAATAAGATTTGGAAATTTAGAGAAGAAACTAAAAGTAAAATCTGTTTTACATTGGATGCTGGAGCAAATGTGCATGTGTTGTATCCAGAGAATGAAAAAGAAAAAGTGAATCATTTCATACAAGAAATTTTGGCTAATTATTGCCAAAAAAAGCAATATATTTTTGATACTGTGGGGTTTGGTGCAAAAAAAGTTGTAAATTACAGACACAAAAACCATTAA
- a CDS encoding toxin-antitoxin system YwqK family antitoxin, whose protein sequence is MKTSTLLCMFVIGFLTASVSAQEEMFFDANWTSTTKAKATYYRPIPKVHKNGFWIVDYYINGNKQMEGFSLNDNPNNEKFDGLVKYYFENGVLFQEINYKEGKINGIRKVHFESGKLKTITNYLNDKKEGKYYEYYETGELFSTGAFENNLREGGWKTFYKNGKIKEKGNYEKGEKAGTWKIFYKNLNKK, encoded by the coding sequence ATGAAAACTTCAACCTTACTATGTATGTTTGTTATTGGGTTTTTAACTGCGTCGGTTTCTGCTCAAGAAGAAATGTTTTTCGATGCAAATTGGACTTCAACAACAAAAGCAAAAGCAACGTATTACAGACCTATACCAAAAGTTCACAAAAATGGATTTTGGATTGTTGATTATTACATCAATGGAAATAAACAAATGGAAGGATTTAGCTTAAACGATAATCCTAATAACGAAAAATTTGACGGTTTAGTAAAGTATTATTTTGAAAATGGAGTGTTGTTTCAAGAGATAAATTACAAAGAAGGCAAAATAAACGGAATTAGAAAAGTGCATTTTGAATCGGGTAAATTAAAAACGATTACAAATTATTTAAACGACAAGAAAGAAGGAAAATATTACGAATACTACGAAACAGGTGAACTTTTTTCTACAGGTGCTTTTGAAAATAATTTAAGAGAAGGGGGCTGGAAAACCTTTTATAAAAATGGAAAAATCAAAGAAAAAGGAAATTATGAAAAAGGAGAGAAAGCCGGAACGTGGAAAATATTTTACAAAAACTTAAACAAGAAGTAG
- a CDS encoding mevalonate kinase family protein, translated as MKGPLFYAKILLFGEYGIIKDSKGLAIPYNTYRGALKSSQHLSEDAIKSNGNLHRFYNYLSALKDANLSFRLAEFKADLENGMYFDSSIPQGYGVGSSGALVASIYDKYANNKITVLENLTRDKLLTLKETFSVMESFFHGKSSGLDPLNSYLSLPILINSKTSIEPAGIPSQKEGKGAVFLLDSEIVGETEPMVNIFMNKMKNEGFRKMLNEEFALHTDACIDDFLHGNVKSLFGNVKKLSKVVLTNFKPMIPAAFHKVWEQGITTNDYYLKLCGSGGGGYILGFTEDFEKAKLKLQDYKLELVYRF; from the coding sequence ATGAAAGGACCCTTATTTTACGCTAAAATTTTACTTTTTGGAGAATACGGAATTATAAAAGACTCAAAAGGTCTTGCAATTCCATACAACACGTATAGAGGTGCATTAAAATCTTCACAACATCTTTCTGAGGATGCAATAAAATCCAATGGTAATTTACATCGATTTTACAACTATTTATCAGCATTAAAAGACGCTAATTTATCTTTTAGATTGGCTGAATTTAAAGCAGATTTAGAGAATGGAATGTATTTCGATTCTTCAATCCCACAAGGATATGGGGTTGGAAGTTCTGGTGCTTTAGTTGCTTCTATTTACGATAAATACGCAAATAATAAAATAACCGTTTTAGAGAATCTTACAAGAGATAAATTGTTAACGCTAAAAGAAACGTTTAGTGTGATGGAATCTTTTTTTCACGGTAAAAGTTCTGGTTTAGATCCGTTAAATAGTTATTTGAGTTTACCGATTTTAATCAATTCTAAGACCAGTATTGAGCCAGCTGGAATCCCGTCTCAGAAAGAAGGAAAAGGTGCTGTGTTTTTATTAGATTCAGAAATTGTTGGAGAAACAGAACCGATGGTAAACATCTTTATGAATAAGATGAAAAACGAAGGTTTTAGAAAAATGTTAAACGAAGAATTTGCTTTGCATACAGATGCGTGTATTGATGATTTTTTACACGGAAATGTAAAATCGTTATTTGGAAATGTAAAAAAATTATCTAAAGTTGTTTTAACCAATTTTAAACCAATGATTCCTGCTGCTTTTCATAAAGTTTGGGAACAAGGAATTACTACAAACGATTATTACTTAAAGTTGTGTGGTTCTGGAGGTGGAGGTTATATTTTAGGATTTACTGAAGACTTTGAAAAAGCAAAATTAAAACTACAAGATTACAAATTAGAATTGGTCTATAGATTTTAG